The following coding sequences are from one Leptolyngbya sp. NIES-3755 window:
- a CDS encoding glycosyl transferase group 1 (similar to AA sequence:cyanobase_aa:Cyan7425_2684): MKPRIVHLLDDQNVGGVRRWIQNISDSRLNSQFEFGLVRSTELLPFLRSHKVDLVICHNPSSWKRSLNLIRIRHRVKLMIVEHHYCEGFERLNVPSVERFRAMLKWNYGIVDRVVSVSQGQSNWLQPLTRSTKLVTIPLSTQVDSFLEVPKKQIQKPFILGAYGRFSQQKGFDTLLKAMQRVPSPDVQLYLGGYGEDESLLKTLAGNLPNVKFWETVQDVQGFLSACDAIVIPSRWEPGGTVCIEAKAAGRPVIVSDVDGLTEQVQNCGMIVAPDDPIQLASAIDTLIKMTPKQVEAWGETARNSVRDTWEQYIIEWEAFLWKLLGETR; this comes from the coding sequence ATGAAACCAAGGATTGTTCACCTGTTAGATGATCAGAATGTGGGTGGTGTTCGACGTTGGATTCAAAACATTTCTGATTCGCGGCTGAATTCCCAATTTGAGTTTGGATTAGTTCGATCGACAGAGCTATTGCCATTTTTACGATCGCATAAAGTTGACCTAGTCATCTGCCACAATCCAAGTTCCTGGAAGCGATCGCTAAATCTGATCCGAATCAGACATCGGGTGAAGCTGATGATCGTTGAACATCATTACTGTGAGGGATTCGAGCGGCTGAATGTGCCATCGGTAGAACGCTTTCGAGCCATGTTGAAATGGAATTATGGAATTGTCGATCGAGTTGTTTCAGTTTCTCAAGGACAATCGAATTGGCTTCAACCGCTAACTCGTTCTACTAAACTTGTTACAATTCCACTTTCGACCCAGGTTGATTCATTCCTCGAAGTTCCAAAGAAGCAGATTCAAAAGCCTTTTATTCTCGGTGCTTATGGACGATTCTCGCAGCAGAAAGGATTTGATACACTGCTCAAAGCAATGCAGCGAGTTCCAAGCCCTGATGTTCAGCTTTATCTGGGTGGATACGGTGAGGATGAAAGCTTACTAAAAACATTGGCTGGTAATCTACCAAACGTGAAATTTTGGGAAACAGTGCAAGATGTTCAGGGATTTTTATCGGCTTGTGATGCGATCGTGATTCCATCCCGGTGGGAGCCAGGAGGAACGGTTTGCATTGAAGCGAAAGCTGCGGGTAGACCTGTGATTGTTTCGGATGTAGATGGTTTAACTGAGCAAGTTCAGAACTGTGGAATGATTGTTGCACCAGACGATCCGATTCAGTTGGCGAGTGCGATCGATACTTTAATCAAAATGACTCCCAAACAGGTCGAAGCTTGGGGTGAAACGGCTCGAAA
- a CDS encoding unknown protein (similar to AA sequence:cyanobase_aa:alr2296), translated as MKPENFAEKAIWYTLLLTYGYFIIGGLYVVGCVIGWIIFGYWLKVWYFQTDETPEDDRIRIPIAIWIWIIGMFVQQVALIMGHLDFNLGLGTMIKSSIGWAKGWALLALFPLLGTLKIRAELLYRIACIVGLQTLLVFPIFYLFYLLKLPAQPFVSPLRVVGGPGPEFFAPTFYEIDPENMQPRWRLFTPWAPALGFMGNIYFFLAIREKDLKWRFIGMIGAVFMCTVSVSRLAQISIPIVAGMTLLLSSLGKPIALITLSFASGILGIVAPTVIDAYVQFNENFKAQRAGSSRVRAALGRIAIERWQNDAPIWGHGIVETGPHMVEFMPIGSHHSWYGLLFVKGIVGFFGLAIPMLWSFFDLVLKSQTSKTAQTGLNMLVILFLYTFGENLEILVYLTYPAFLMLGIAHCEPIQLKKLVQPYETKDCSPVR; from the coding sequence ATGAAGCCAGAGAACTTTGCGGAAAAAGCAATTTGGTACACGCTGCTGTTGACGTATGGTTACTTCATTATTGGAGGCTTGTATGTTGTTGGATGCGTGATTGGCTGGATTATTTTCGGGTATTGGCTCAAGGTTTGGTACTTTCAGACCGACGAAACTCCTGAAGACGATCGCATTCGTATCCCGATCGCAATTTGGATCTGGATTATCGGGATGTTCGTTCAGCAAGTTGCGCTGATCATGGGACATCTCGACTTTAATCTAGGACTTGGCACGATGATTAAATCCTCGATCGGTTGGGCAAAAGGCTGGGCACTTCTCGCATTATTCCCGCTGCTTGGAACACTCAAAATTCGAGCAGAGCTACTGTATCGAATCGCTTGCATTGTTGGACTTCAAACACTGTTGGTATTTCCAATCTTTTATCTGTTCTATTTGCTCAAACTACCCGCTCAGCCTTTCGTTTCGCCGCTAAGAGTCGTAGGAGGTCCAGGTCCAGAATTTTTCGCCCCAACCTTTTACGAGATTGATCCCGAAAATATGCAGCCACGCTGGAGGCTGTTCACACCCTGGGCACCTGCACTGGGATTTATGGGTAATATCTATTTCTTTCTGGCAATTCGCGAGAAAGATTTGAAATGGCGATTCATTGGAATGATTGGTGCAGTGTTTATGTGTACCGTATCAGTCTCGCGACTTGCACAGATTTCGATCCCGATCGTAGCGGGTATGACTCTATTGCTCTCTAGTCTTGGAAAGCCGATCGCATTAATTACGCTAAGCTTTGCCAGTGGAATTCTCGGTATTGTTGCACCGACCGTGATTGATGCTTATGTTCAGTTTAATGAGAACTTCAAAGCACAGCGGGCGGGATCATCGAGAGTTCGAGCGGCTTTGGGAAGAATCGCGATCGAGCGTTGGCAAAATGATGCTCCAATCTGGGGGCATGGCATTGTTGAAACGGGACCGCACATGGTCGAATTTATGCCGATCGGTTCACATCATAGTTGGTATGGATTGCTCTTTGTCAAAGGAATTGTGGGATTTTTCGGGTTAGCGATTCCGATGCTGTGGAGTTTCTTCGATCTAGTGTTGAAATCACAGACGAGTAAGACGGCTCAAACTGGGCTAAATATGTTAGTGATTTTGTTTCTCTATACTTTTGGCGAGAACTTAGAGATTTTGGTGTATCTCACCTATCCTGCATTCCTGATGCTAGGGATTGCTCATTGCGAACCGATTCAACTTAAGAAGTTAGTACAGCCCTATGAAACCAAGGATTGTTCACCTGTTAGATGA